GGCGCATGTAGGCCAATGCCGGATTCTGTTGCGCCGGGGCTTCGATGAAGGCATCGAAGGAGGCCAGTGCCTGCCAGCTCCCGCCCCAGCGCGGCATAGCCGCCAGACGCATGGAGCTGAGATAACCCGGCAGGTAGGGCTCGGCCCGCGCGCAGCGTTCGACGGTGTCCTGCCCGAGCGGCGGGCCGCTGCCCATCCGCACGATATCCAACAGGCCCGCGCAGGCATAGCCCTGGCGGGGATCGGTCGCCACGGCCTCCTGCAGCACCGGACGTGCCCGGTCCAGCCAGCGTTGCATGGCGTTGAGCTGCTGCCGCGAGGTCTCGGAGACGAAGCCACCGCCCCGTTGCCTCCAGGCGTTGTTCAGATAGGCCAGGCCTACCGCCGTCATCGCGTAGACGCTCTGTGGCGACTGCGAAAGCCAGGCCTCCGCGGTCTTGCTGACATCGGGCAGGTCTCTTGACTCGTTCTCGAAGGCCTCGAAGGCGCGCTCCCACTCCGGATGCTGACGAGGCGCCTGTGCATAGGCGGCCTGTGCGCTGCTGAACGCCTGGTCGAGCTGTTTCCCGCCGTCCGGCTCGCTCAACAGCGCCTCGATGCGGTCAATGGGCCAGGGCCCCTCCAGAAGCGCGTCGCAGCGGGAGCGGGCGGCCCCGGATGGCCAGCGGTTGCCGGGCAGGTCAGGAGCGGCGATGCAGCGCGCGTGCGCATCCGGAATTGCGGCGACCTCAGTGATCTTTGCCAGATAGGCCGCCGCTTCATCCTTGGACCAAGGGGGAACCGACGCGGCGTTGGCTGTCTGAAGAGCGGGTGGGGTGGATCCGGCCTGGCAACCGCCCAACCCGGCGAACGCGGCCCACGACACCGCGGCCCACAGCAAAGACGGCAGCCGGCTTGCTTCCATGCGTCATCCCCGTTGAAAACGAAAAAGGAGCCTTGCGGCTCCTTTTACGCTTTTCCTCGCAGGAAAGTCAGTGCGCGTCTTCGCGCTCGTTGTCCAGCGCCGACTTCTCGCCGGCGAAGGGGTTTAGCTTGCGGATGGAGGTCGGGAAGTCCGGCCACTTGCCGGCCAGCCAGGGGTGCTGCGGGTCGTTCATCTGCAGCACGCGGCGGGCGTCGTCGGCCAGGGTCTTGTTGCCCAGGCGGGTGTAGGCCTCGCCGAGCAGGGCGACGGCGTCGTACTGGTACTCGCTCTGCGGCAGGGTCTCCAGGATGTACTTGGCGCGGCCCACGGCGGCGGTGTAGGCGCCGCGGTGCAGGTAGTACAGCGCGGCATCCATCTCGTGGCGGGCGAAGGTGTTGCGCAGCTGGACCATGCGCACGCGCGCGTCGGCGGCGTAGCGGCTGTTGGGGTAGCGCTCGGAGACGGTATTGAAGTCGCTGTAGCCCTGCATCGGGGTGGACAGGTCGCGGCGGCTGGAATCCAGGCGCCAGACCTTCTGCAGGAAC
The window above is part of the Pseudoxanthomonas sp. X-1 genome. Proteins encoded here:
- a CDS encoding tetratricopeptide repeat protein — its product is MEASRLPSLLWAAVSWAAFAGLGGCQAGSTPPALQTANAASVPPWSKDEAAAYLAKITEVAAIPDAHARCIAAPDLPGNRWPSGAARSRCDALLEGPWPIDRIEALLSEPDGGKQLDQAFSSAQAAYAQAPRQHPEWERAFEAFENESRDLPDVSKTAEAWLSQSPQSVYAMTAVGLAYLNNAWRQRGGGFVSETSRQQLNAMQRWLDRARPVLQEAVATDPRQGYACAGLLDIVRMGSGPPLGQDTVERCARAEPYLPGYLSSMRLAAMPRWGGSWQALASFDAFIEAPAQQNPALAYMRHTTLLEQGMALQRDKQRAAALPLMIAVATDAPHGAALAGAARALLEAGQFDDAMVYMTQAVRFEPRNVAVLNELGEMYQKHGDHAQAVRILQDTVDRGLASPGTYTKLAVSAEKLGDYATAKQAYTVLLQEPRHRQWAQTCLCDIVVRREHNPSGALACTRELVAALPDDPMANFMRAWVLTQQHDPGAEAAAQRFFSLPQGSDPRQAQMTTQLQELRAGKRQ
- a CDS encoding outer membrane protein assembly factor BamD, encoding MSQRFAAPSARATVRVLLLLLVVALTATGCGRNKKDKATDSRPVEAIYTEAHTDMTRGNWSGAEKQFQSLIAQYPYGPYTEQAQMELAYAQYKSGKLEEAVSSIDRFLRTYPTQRNVPYMYYLRGLANSNRDTVFLQKVWRLDSSRRDLSTPMQGYSDFNTVSERYPNSRYAADARVRMVQLRNTFARHEMDAALYYLHRGAYTAAVGRAKYILETLPQSEYQYDAVALLGEAYTRLGNKTLADDARRVLQMNDPQHPWLAGKWPDFPTSIRKLNPFAGEKSALDNEREDAH